The Cytobacillus oceanisediminis genomic interval AGCAGAAGGGGAGCCGTTTGAAGGGAAAGTTGCGGTTGCTGACGTGGTGCTGAATCGTGTTGAGCACGAACAATTCCCGGATACAGTCAAGGACGTTATTTATCAGAAGAATGCTTTTGAACCTGTTCAAAATGGTTCCATCAATGAACCAGCAAGTAATGAAGCAGTTCAGGCCGTTGAGACAGCTCTTATTGATAAGGAGCAAAACGAAGAGTTCCTATATTTTTATAACCCTGAAACAGCTACAAGCCAGTGGATCTTTTCACGTGAAGTTGTGAAAAAAATAGGCAATCATGCATTTGCTATATAGAGGCGCGTACAGCATAAAAAGCTGCGCGCTTTTTTTGTTGGAGAAAAAATGAAATTGGAGAAGGAATATAGAGTAAGATAGCGAAAATTATTCAAGGTAAATACTTCCAATAAGGGGGATGATTAAGATGGAGATCATTGTAAAGAAATTACCTGAAACAGAAGTAGCGTATATCAGGCGTACCGGAAGTTATTTTGAGCCGCAGGATCATTGGGGAAGACTGATTAGCTGGGCAAGCAGCAATAATTTAATCCCGCCGCAGCAATCTTTTATCGGCATCTCTTTGGATAATCCTAATCAAGTGGAAAACAAGGATTGCCGCCACGATGCTTGTGTTACCATACCGGAAGGATTTGATAAAGAGAATCATAAGGAAATAAAGTTCAAAAAACTGGATGGCGGGGATTATGCTCTTTATCCATTCTATGATACCCCTGATAAATTGCATAATGCCTATCAATACATGTTTGGAGAATGGCTGCCAAATAGCGGTTATGACCCGGATTACGATAGACATAACCTTGAATTTAATCTTAATAATCCTGCTGACGATGCAGAAGGGAAATGCAGGGTTGATTTATTTGTCCCAATAAAGAAATGAATTTACTGATGTACCTATAATAAGCCCTGATTGAATCTTTACATAAGATTCACTAATTATTAGCAGGAGGCAAATAAATTCCAGCGAATTATTTACCACGACTTTGGAGGAGGTGTATTTTATGCTTAATATAGCATGGGGCTTTTTATTATGGATGTCAGCAACTATATTATTCCGTTTATTTGGACAGATTTTTTTAATTTCTGGACAGGTATTTTTAGTGCTTACGATTTTTATTCTGGCAATCCCTTTAATTACAATTGCAACCTATCCTTACTATTATCTTAGAAAAATTCCAGAAACAGAACGTATCAAGGCAGCTGTGCAAATTGCTCTTCCAGGAATGCTGCTGGATATATTAAGCATTATTTATTTTGCAAAAGTGTTTCCTAATTTAACTAATGATTCTCTTCCTTTATTCGCTTCCTGGCTTCTTTGGGCGTATAGCCTGATATTATTATCAGGGTTTACAATAAAGGTAAGATCAAAGGATGCCATTTGAGAAAAGGTGCCGGACCCTCATTAAGGGGCTGTTTTTATCCTAAAAACTACAAACAGGAGGATAATTTTGTTGTTGCATTTTTACTCATAATGGGTTCATATAACGTTTTTCCTGAGAATCATTTTGATGCTGAGTCAGTAGTTCAAAAGCCAGCAGAAACATTGATATATATAAGTTGATGTCGACACGAAAGCTGCTTCACCAGCGGATCATTGTTTTATTAAAGCTGAAGAAAAAAGCTGCTAGCGAGTCCCGTACAGGCTGAAGCAGAAGGCGAACCTTTCGAAAGTAAAGTGGCTGTTGCTGAAGTGGTATTAAATCGTGTTGAGTATGAACAATTTCCAGATATAGTGAGGGTGTTATTTATCAGAAGAATCATTTTGAACCGGTTCAAAATGGTTAATTAATGAACCTGCCAGTCATGGAGAAATCAATGCCGTTGAGGTAGCTCTTCATAATGAAGAGAAAAACGAAGAGCTTCTATACTTTTACAATCCCTGAAACTGCTACAAGTGAGTGGATCTTTTCCCGTGAAGTGGTGAAAAAAAATCGGTAATCACGCATTTGCTATTTAGTAAGCACTTACAGCATAAAAACTGAACGCTTTTTTTAGACTTGTCCCAGGCAGCGTTAATAGGTTAATCAGCAAAAAAACAGGCACCTTTTTCTTGGGAATCTGTCATCAAGGCTTGGAGTTTTGGTTTTCAATATTTACAGAAGTACCGAGAGTCCTTTCTTCTGGTACCTTTCTGAAAAATCTTGCCCTTTATCCAATCGCTTTTCCAGGCATTTTTTTCATTACTGTCTGGATTCGCACTGGTCACCTCCCTGCAAGCAAAAATGCAAATGGAATTCCCAAGCATCTGCTACCTGATAAGCGCACTCCCAGCCTTTATTGTCACTTTTTCAGAGAACTTTCTCCACTGTGGGAATCACTACTTCATTTATATGTAAAGATATTAGAAAATTAATGCATGTATTTGGAATATATTGTGTTATTTTAATGCGCTAATTCGAAAGAGAAAAGGCACCATTTAAACAATGAGGAAATTCGCCCACAAATGAAACAATATAAAAAAGCTTTGAATCAACAGTAGAGTAAACATTGAAGTGTGTAACCGGAAATTTCCCCATCAGATTACCATATTCTTTTTTAAATAGGACAAGATTTTAAGTGTAACTTGCAATTATTCACAAGATTAGAATTTATTAATGTGATGTACAAAATATGGAAATGCACTGAAGCTTTTAGGATATTCTATCCGCCAGAACTTTCAAATTCTTCACATAAACATGGGAAGTCTTCCTCTGATTCATAATCGTTGCGGTGATGGTTTCCGCATGTTTTTTTATCCTCTTCACAAGAAACGATCAAAGTTGGTTGAGGGGCAGGCTTGCATCGATTTTCATTGATATCTCCAATTATACTTACACTAATAGTACCTAATTTTTCTCTAATCACTGTTGCCTGTATACTGAAGATCGCTTTAAATACGATTCTGCCTCCTTCGTGTCCCTCGTGTGGAATGACTTGTGGGGGCAATACTCCTTCTAGAACAGGGGTGGTATGTTTTAAAGTATCACCCGGGCATATATTTTCACACATGACCTCTTCCTGAAATGATAAAGTAGTTTTTTTCACACATTTTCCGTCAACAATAACACTGCCTTTAATAAATCCTTGAATGATTATAAGGTCTTTCATTAATGTACCATTGATTTGAATGGTTGTTAGGTCAGGAATAAACTGAATGTTCGTACATTCGGTTTTTCTTAGACTGGTATTTACATAAGCAATAAGCTTTACTTTTTTAGAACATATTACTGATTGAATAAGTACGGCTTCATTTGTTAGACATGCGTCATTTTTTAGATCCATTAAAAGAACCTCCTGTTTAACGAATTTTCAACAATGTCATTATATGTTTATCACCAAAATTGGCTACAAATGACTTATATCTAATATTATGTATCTGAAGTTATTAATATTGCTTCATTCCAAAAGGGAAATAACGAGAAAGGTTATAATTAAATAGGCTCGCAAAGGCACCTTATTATACCTATAAAAAACTTAACCGGACTAGGAAAGTACGGCTAGTCCGGTCAATTTTATTGAAGCTTAAGCAATCTCTAAGCTTTATCCGTTGCCATTAAAGAATGTTACTGTTCTGGAAGTTGGTGTTGTAGGTTGAAGTGTTGTACAACGATCTGGATTAATATCTCCAAGTACAGTCACACCAGCTTGAACAAGCTTTTCGCGTGAAACAGTAATTTGAGTCCTGATGATGACTTTAAAAGTAATAAAACCAAGTGCTGCCACATCACCTACCGTAATACCCGGAGTGATGACAGGTTGAAGGACGGCCTCAATAACTGGAACTGTTTCCTGTAAATCGTCACCTGGACATGCACCAGGGCATTCAGTTTCAACCTGGAAAGGAAGATTTAATGATAAGGTAATTGGCAGTTCGACACCCACAATATTAAGGTTAGCTGTAATTGGAACATAGCCTGAATTAATTACTTTACCCTCAATTAATGTCCCTCTCATTACGATGCCATTAGGGTCGGCATTTATATTACTAAATGAGATTAGTGACAGATCTGTTATCCCTAAATCTGCGGCTGGTACAGATAACTCTGCTACCTTCTGAACATTCTTAGTACAAATAACAGATAATACTTTTAAGCATTCTATGCTTGGGGATGGACACGGCTGCTGCGCCTTTGGTGGGCAACATTGTGATGCTGCTTGTTGATTATTACACACAAAGTCCAAATTAATTCAACTCCTTTTGTTATTTTTAGAACAATATATACTATGAATGATGTAGTGGCGGGGAATAGTTGTTTTATTCATTTTTTTTAAAAAAGGCTTTATTACTATGATCTTTAATGATTTAAAACTAGAATTTCATTATTTAGTAGAGAGAAAAGAAAGAAAAGGGATTTCGTCAAACAGGCTTATATAGATAATGATAATTACTTGTTATCCTGCTTTCAGGAAATTAGTATTTATAAATAAATAAATAAATAAATAACCGTCCATGAAGAGCTTTGTCACTCTCATGAACGGATAAGTTTGTTTCTGTCTTATTTATATTTATCCTTCATACATATAGGGCAGTATTGTTTATTATAAACAGCAATACGGTTAGAAGCTCTAATCTTAAATTCCTTCTCATTAAAATAGACAAATGCCTCTATTTTAATATTGTGATATGTTTCCCTTTGTAATAGGATCTCAAAGTTATTGATTGAAACATAATTCCCAGGTATAATATTCATTTTATTAATTGGACAAATCCAGATTTCTCCCCGTTCTTTTGCACTTGATGACCAATTGCTATCCATAAACTTCCATTGTGGTTCCACTTTGTTCTTTCCAGCTTTTTTATTAGATAGATTATAAGCTTTAATATTTGCAGTGCCTACTGGAAAAAAACGAATGCAAATATGGGGGTTTTCTAATGGCTTAAGCCCCGTATTTTTTATAAAAAATGTCCCTTTTATTGAACTTGCTTTATTTCTATATAAATGAAGCGCATAGTCAAAATATCCAATACACCTATATTCCTTTTTTACTTCATGTTGCTTGGAGGTATTATCATTATTTAATGGAATTAAGAAACGGTTGCGGAATTCAATTTGCTTAGCTTCATTGGTTTGTTTAATCTTTGACTCTAACTCCGAAAGCATTTGTCCAAGAATCCCTTTAAGTACAGTTGGTTTTTCACCTGAGTTATCTTTACTTACAAACTTTGTATGTTCAATTTCTGGATCCTTTTTTTCTGATAAAGTTTTTAGTTTGGCTTCTAGACGTTCATTCTTTTCTTTAGCCAGAAGCAGTTTTTGTTCAAGTAACAAAGACTTTTCCTTATAAAATTGGAGATAAGATAACAAACTTTCGCTTCTTGGTAGGTTCTCCTGAATACTCAATTTACCCCTCCCATTTGTCCTGACCATTAATCTATATGATAGAAGCCTTTTGTTATATACATGATTACACTCTTAAAATATATGTGATTGGGACATCTTCCATAAAAATGTATTACTGTTTTGAAATATAATATTTTGGATTATTAAATTAAACTACTCTAGGACAATTTCCTTTTCATTTTTTTCATATATTGATATCAGATTGTATGGAAGGGAATGATATTCTTTGTCTTATTATTATTATGATTTTTGTTGTGATATGAATTGCTGTTGTATTGATGAACACATTTGTTACCATAAATGTAAAAAGAAAAAGCGCAGATGGGAAAATCACCATGAAGAAAGTTGTTTAAAGAAACACTGCATTGAAAAGGACGATGATGGATGCTGTTGTAAAAATGGCTGCATAGAACAGTGTTATGATGAATACGGTTGTAAAAAGAAAAAACACCGTTATGAAGAGGACGATATTGAATGCTGTTGTAAGAAGAAAAAACGCCATAATGAAGAGAACGATGATGAATGCTGTTGTAAGAAGAAAAAACGCCATAATGAAGAGAACGATGATGAATGCTGTTGTAGAAAGAAAAAACACCAGTATGAAGAGGACAACGATAAATGCTGTTGTAAGAAGAAAAAACGCCATTATGAAGAGGACGACGATAGATGCTGTTGTAAGAAGAAAAAACGCCGGTATGAAGAGGATGATGAATGCTGTTGTAGGAAGAAAAAAAGCTGTTATGATGATCATCATCATGAATTTTGTTGCAAGGAAAAAAAACTATTCTACAACCTTGATCAAAATTAGTTTGTAATAAAGGTGCCTGACCCCTGTTACCCTAAAGCATTAGTGAATGATGGGACAGGCACCTTTTTGGGTTGATAATTGCCTTATGTGTTTTATTGGAACCGCTCATTTTTCAAAAAATCCATTTACCAACAATCAAACAACTAGTTTATAATAAAAAAGATGTCCAAATTGGATACTAGAAGTCTATCTCTATGACCCTAAGAAGTGTAAGAAGGTGAACGAAATCAACATCATTGAAACAAGGGTAAGAAGTTTTATAGAAGATATTCAGCACCCGAAGCAAAAGAAAAAGTTAAACATAAACGATTTAGAATTTCAGCTGCGAAAACTGCTGGATGATTACTATGAAATGGATGGTTATTCACTGTTTTATGAAGCTATTCAATCATTGCAAAATGAAGGGCAGCTGAATCCAATACATAACAATCAATATAATGGCAAGATACCATCTTTGCCTTTATATTACTGGGTTAACTTGAAAGTTCAGATGGACAAATGGGATCGTCTCGAGATGATGAAGCTGAGTGATCTGTTCGATTTTTCATTTTATGAACGGCATCCGGAATGGCAGACGAAAGAGGAATGGAGCCGGATCCAGAATTTATATGCTTTTCTCCAGTCCAGCGGTGAACGGGAAACCATTTCACTCGAGGAAAGAAGCCTGGAGCTGTTCGGCCATGAAAAATTCTTGCAGGACGTGATCAGTTTTCCTGATGGAAAAGGTTTTTTGGCGCGAATTGGCGTATCGGAAGAGCAGCTTAAAGTGGTGAAATACGGAGAGCCTTTTGTATTTTGGATGAAGCAGGGGAAGGAAGCCAGAGATATTCAGCGGGTTCTGATTGTCGAGAATCTATCATTCTTTCATACTTCCATTCAATTATTGGAAAGTAATCTGCTGGATTATGAGCCAGAACTTATCATTTATGGGGAAGGCACTAAGATTGAACGGAGCTTTTCGTTTTTCTTTAAAATTTTCCCGGCTAAATCGTATCTATTCTATTATGCGGGAGATCTTGATGCGGCAGGATACGGGATCATGACCCGGCTGATTGAAAAATATCCGGATTGCTGCATTCAGCCTGCATTAAAGATTTATCGTAAAATGCTTGAATGTCTGGATCAAAGAAATGAGCAGAAATCAGGCCAGCTTCAAAACCTAAAATACCGAGATGCATTCTTCCAATGGTTTACCGAGGAAGAGAGGGACTTATTAGTGCAATTATGGCAGGAAAATAAACGGATTCCTCAGGAAGTCTTAACTATTGAAACATGGAGGAGATGGATGTGAACGAATCATGGGAAGGGTTCGCCCAGAGGATGCAGCGTTTAAATCCGCTGTTTGAGCTCGGGAGAGGAATGGAAGTCGGAGAGCTGAAGCCTCATATCCAAACGATTCTGATGCAGGTGCTCCTCACCATTTTTTACCGGGAATTGAATGATGATGATCATCGGAGAAAATCGGATATCAAGTATATGGTCGAAGATTCAATCAAGCAAATGAAGCTTTTAGCCGATGAGAAGCAGATTGAACGGATCACAAGCGGGCTTCTGTATCAGGGGAAAGAGGAATACAGCAGGCCGTTTGAAGCCCTGTATTACGATGAAATCAGGCAGTCATGGGAGACGCAGGTTTTCCGCTACGTGACAATGGATGAATTATATACAAACCTGGAGATGGGCGGATCGATCGTCTACAAGCTCACAGATGTCTCACAGGAAATGATTTTCATGAGCAGGGAAATGGCTGAGGAATTCTCGATCACCATTGAACAGCTCTACAGTATGCAGCTGATTAAAAACGGTAATTTCCGCAAAGCTACTCGAAACCTCGATCACCTCATTTCACGGGTCAACCGCTTAATGGCAAAAGAATTCTCCTTTCAAAAAGAAATGATCAACAATCCCAAAATCTTATTGATGGAAGAAGAAATGCAAAGGGCTGATAACCGTGCGGAAATTGAAAAGCAATTTGAAGAAGAGAAGAATCACTTCCGTACCATCAGCAGCATGATTGAGAAGACGAAACGAAGAAATGAGGAAGATGATCTCATTCAAAAAGAATTGATCCTTCTCCAGGAAAAGATTGGCCATACGAGGCAATTGCATGACCGTTTTGCCAAGCTTGTGATTCAAAATATCTCCTATGAAATGAAGCTGAAAGCGGAAAATCCATCCCTGTTTTGGGAAAAGAGCCTCGTTTCATTCAGGGAGCATATTTACGAGAACTGGTTCATGAAAGAAGGGTTTTCTTCCTTCGATAGAGTTGAAAAAGTATTAGGTCCTTTATTTTCGCCAAAAAATGAATTTATTTTGCCTTTGGATTGGATTTGGGGAGAGCAGGAATTTGATGAAACGCAGCTGACAGAGACAATGGAGGAAGAAGTGCAAGAGGAAAGCTTTACCCATCAGAGGGTAACGAACTGGGATTCTGTCATCAAGGCCTGGAGCTATGTTTTTCAATATTTGCAGACATACGGAGAGTTTTCCCTGGCTGATTTAACGACATTGCCGCTCGAGGTTCAGGATTTATGGTTTGAAGAATCAGAAACGATTGATTTATGGATGATGTTTGATAAAAAGCCGCTGAAGGTTCAGGTGCTTCATCGGAAAGAAAAGACGTTAAGCGATGAACGGGAGGTTCTCCTCTATAAACTGATGCAGGAATATCCGCAGTTCCAGGTGTTTGAAGGCTTGAAAATATATACCGAGTTTGATCATCGGGCGGAACCTTTCCTCTGGTATCAAATGAAAATCACTCCGTTTAAAATTTGTGTAAAGGAGGAGAAATGATGAGTGCAGAAAGTATCAAAAAAGCATCCGCTGTTTATTTTACGCTTTTAAAAGACAAAGTCATCGACGAAAACAGCGAGCACTTTCAGGCGTATTTCGATCCTGATGTAAGACAGACGGTTCTGTTATTGGCAGACGAATCCGGGACCTTTATCATTGAATCGCCAAAACGGATTCAGCTCGTCGTGCAGCCGACCGGCTCTGTTTTTGCTACAAATTTTACTCATATGAAGGATCGGCATAAGCAGGTTGAAACGAAGAAACACTTTCACCTGATGAGCGTAGTCATTATGGCATTCCTGGCAAGCATCGACCGAAGCCAGGCGGCTAAAATCCGTACGAAGCGCGAAGGGATTAGCTACTATACCTTGGAACGGCAAGTCAATGATGTCATTATGAATTGGGATAGCATTCTTAAAGCAAAACCGGATTTCGGAGAAGATGAAAAAATTGATATGAAGGACGTCGTGACAACATGGAAATACATGGAGGTCGAAACGGATGATTATGGATCTAAGAAAGCCAATCGCAGAACGCGTATCGGTTTGATTGCAAGCAGCATGCGTCTTTTGGAGACAGAAGGACTCATCGTCATTCTCGATCGGGAGGATATTCCAAAGGCGATTCCGAAACAGGAATTATTTGAGCGAATTGAATATCTGTATCACGATTATGACCGCTATGAAATGTTCAAGGAATTAATGAAGACAGAGGAGGATCAGCATGCCGAAAATCCATCGAATTAGAATTGCCGGCCTCAAATATGATGGCATGCAAAAGCAATACAAGGATACAACATTTAACTTCCATAATGAGGAGACCTCCACAAATGGCCTTATTTCCATGATGAATGGAGGCGGGAAAGGGGTTTTCCTGCAGACCATCTTCCAGATTCTTAAGCCAGGAACGTCTTGGGGAAAGCA includes:
- a CDS encoding cell wall hydrolase encodes the protein MKNLVTFVAAISLIMGSYSVFPADHFDAETVDQKAVETLTYKKVEVDVKESSSTDHRFIKEEEKKLLARLVQAEAEGEPFEGKVAVADVVLNRVEHEQFPDTVKDVIYQKNAFEPVQNGSINEPASNEAVQAVETALIDKEQNEEFLYFYNPETATSQWIFSREVVKKIGNHAFAI
- a CDS encoding AraC family transcriptional regulator; the encoded protein is MEIIVKKLPETEVAYIRRTGSYFEPQDHWGRLISWASSNNLIPPQQSFIGISLDNPNQVENKDCRHDACVTIPEGFDKENHKEIKFKKLDGGDYALYPFYDTPDKLHNAYQYMFGEWLPNSGYDPDYDRHNLEFNLNNPADDAEGKCRVDLFVPIKK
- a CDS encoding DUF5367 family protein, whose product is MLNIAWGFLLWMSATILFRLFGQIFLISGQVFLVLTIFILAIPLITIATYPYYYLRKIPETERIKAAVQIALPGMLLDILSIIYFAKVFPNLTNDSLPLFASWLLWAYSLILLSGFTIKVRSKDAI
- a CDS encoding Wadjet anti-phage system protein JetD domain-containing protein; protein product: MNEINIIETRVRSFIEDIQHPKQKKKLNINDLEFQLRKLLDDYYEMDGYSLFYEAIQSLQNEGQLNPIHNNQYNGKIPSLPLYYWVNLKVQMDKWDRLEMMKLSDLFDFSFYERHPEWQTKEEWSRIQNLYAFLQSSGERETISLEERSLELFGHEKFLQDVISFPDGKGFLARIGVSEEQLKVVKYGEPFVFWMKQGKEARDIQRVLIVENLSFFHTSIQLLESNLLDYEPELIIYGEGTKIERSFSFFFKIFPAKSYLFYYAGDLDAAGYGIMTRLIEKYPDCCIQPALKIYRKMLECLDQRNEQKSGQLQNLKYRDAFFQWFTEEERDLLVQLWQENKRIPQEVLTIETWRRWM
- a CDS encoding DUF6063 family protein, translating into MMSAESIKKASAVYFTLLKDKVIDENSEHFQAYFDPDVRQTVLLLADESGTFIIESPKRIQLVVQPTGSVFATNFTHMKDRHKQVETKKHFHLMSVVIMAFLASIDRSQAAKIRTKREGISYYTLERQVNDVIMNWDSILKAKPDFGEDEKIDMKDVVTTWKYMEVETDDYGSKKANRRTRIGLIASSMRLLETEGLIVILDREDIPKAIPKQELFERIEYLYHDYDRYEMFKELMKTEEDQHAENPSN